From a single Fulvivirga ulvae genomic region:
- a CDS encoding GNAT family N-acetyltransferase: MNNIYIDECSIEDIISIAKQIPEFENPYTIDEYKKRLSGVPFLALKAAVDGKDAGFKLGYELDSSTFYTWFGGVLPVYRQIGLAGQLANAQESWAKARGYKRIKLKTRNYLKPMLIFAMKGGFNIIEIEERPDINENRIILQKEL; the protein is encoded by the coding sequence ATGAACAACATTTATATTGACGAGTGTTCTATAGAAGATATCATCTCAATAGCAAAGCAAATACCTGAATTTGAAAACCCTTACACGATAGACGAATATAAAAAAAGGCTATCGGGTGTTCCTTTTCTTGCACTTAAAGCTGCAGTTGATGGTAAGGATGCCGGTTTTAAGCTGGGTTACGAACTTGATAGTAGTACGTTCTACACCTGGTTCGGAGGTGTACTCCCAGTGTACAGACAAATTGGCCTGGCCGGTCAGCTGGCCAATGCTCAGGAAAGCTGGGCCAAAGCCCGGGGCTATAAAAGGATAAAGCTAAAAACCCGCAATTATTTAAAACCAATGTTGATATTTGCAATGAAAGGCGGCTTCAACATCATTGAAATTGAAGAGAGGCCAGACATTAATGAAAACCGGATAATCCTTCAAAAAGAGCTTTAA
- the rsmG gene encoding 16S rRNA (guanine(527)-N(7))-methyltransferase RsmG, protein MNADIIFKYFPDLTAVQKSQFSALYNLYHTWNEQINVISRKDIDELYTRHVLHSLGIAKIISFQPGTKILDVGTGGGFPGIPLAIMFPQAGFHLIDSIGKKIKVVKGVAESLGLTNVTAEQIRAEQIENQYDFVVSRAVTRLKPFYQWIKYKFRPESFNPLPNGILYLKGGDLREELKEAKKKYQLYELPAYFEEDFFETKKVVFVPVD, encoded by the coding sequence ATGAACGCTGATATCATATTTAAATATTTTCCTGACCTTACCGCAGTGCAAAAATCGCAGTTCAGCGCACTTTATAACCTCTACCATACCTGGAATGAGCAAATTAATGTAATCTCGCGCAAGGATATAGACGAGCTCTACACCCGCCACGTGCTTCACTCGCTGGGTATTGCCAAAATAATATCCTTCCAACCCGGAACAAAAATTCTGGATGTGGGTACGGGAGGCGGTTTTCCGGGCATACCACTGGCCATCATGTTCCCCCAGGCAGGTTTTCATCTGATAGATTCTATCGGTAAAAAAATAAAAGTTGTAAAAGGGGTGGCCGAATCACTCGGCCTCACAAATGTGACAGCAGAGCAAATCAGGGCAGAACAAATTGAAAATCAGTATGATTTTGTAGTAAGCCGGGCAGTAACACGTCTTAAGCCTTTCTATCAATGGATCAAATACAAATTCAGACCCGAATCTTTTAACCCATTACCAAATGGTATACTTTATCTTAAAGGTGGCGACCTCCGCGAAGAGCTGAAAGAGGCTAAAAAAAAATATCAGTTGTACGAACTGCCAGCGTATTTTGAGGAAGATTTCTTTGAAACCAAGAAAGTTGTTTTTGTTCCTGTAGACTAG
- a CDS encoding sigma-70 family RNA polymerase sigma factor: protein MELKKQFSDKALEDFRLIDQAVKEGDEQAFAMLMDRYKRPVYHMILKMVRNVDDAEDLTIEAFAKAFKNLHRFKKDYTFSTWLFRIATNNAIDFIRKKRLETMSLDTSFTDDNGEAVQIDVEDKNLNPQEETIKSQKIELIQMFVTKLPAKYQRLVRLRYFQELSYEEIATELDAPLGTVKAQLHRARELMYDLVKNKKEHM, encoded by the coding sequence ATGGAGTTAAAAAAGCAATTCTCTGACAAAGCATTAGAAGATTTCCGGTTAATAGATCAGGCAGTCAAAGAAGGTGACGAGCAGGCTTTTGCCATGCTTATGGACAGGTACAAGAGGCCTGTATATCATATGATCCTCAAAATGGTGAGAAATGTCGATGACGCAGAAGATCTTACTATTGAGGCATTTGCCAAGGCATTTAAAAACCTGCACCGGTTTAAAAAAGACTATACATTCAGTACATGGCTATTTAGGATCGCCACCAATAATGCCATAGATTTCATTCGTAAAAAGCGGCTGGAAACTATGAGCCTCGACACCTCATTTACTGATGATAATGGTGAGGCAGTACAGATCGATGTGGAAGACAAAAACCTGAACCCTCAGGAAGAAACTATCAAAAGCCAGAAGATAGAGCTTATACAGATGTTTGTTACCAAGCTTCCCGCAAAATATCAGAGACTGGTCAGGTTACGTTATTTTCAGGAATTGTCATACGAAGAAATAGCCACTGAGCTTGACGCACCGCTTGGAACAGTAAAAGCCCAACTACACCGCGCCCGCGAACTGATGTACGATCTGGTAAAGAACAAAAAAGAACATATGTAG
- a CDS encoding FecR family protein yields MKQERQLIKKYLAGNCTEEEQKAAMKILSQPGTSSLLDEVADEVWNELPQNEAPLTDSEGIYKNIENKLGFGASKAKISTLKPWLYAACISFLVISTFYFVQQRSVNTPPIQELVIKSMPAGQKSTIILSDGSKIILNSGSKISYPKAFSDSSRVITLEGEAFFDVVKDKTRPFSVVANGIVTTALGTSFNINARGPLCRIALATGKVIINNENDTRKNKNQQYILTPGEALEVNTSAKTTRKFTFDQQSELLWKDGILYFRNTPLEYIVKRLELWYDVEFQFKNKTGMQKKYTGRFENASLEHVLDNMSYTLNFEYFIQGKKITIINQP; encoded by the coding sequence ATGAAACAGGAACGACAATTAATCAAAAAATATCTTGCAGGGAACTGCACTGAAGAAGAGCAGAAAGCTGCGATGAAAATATTGAGTCAGCCTGGGACATCCTCTTTACTTGATGAAGTGGCCGATGAAGTATGGAACGAGCTACCCCAAAACGAGGCACCTTTAACTGACTCTGAAGGCATTTACAAAAACATTGAAAACAAACTTGGCTTTGGTGCCTCAAAAGCTAAAATCAGTACCCTCAAACCCTGGCTTTACGCCGCCTGCATAAGTTTTTTGGTTATCTCTACTTTCTATTTTGTCCAGCAGCGATCCGTAAATACACCTCCCATTCAGGAGTTGGTAATCAAAAGCATGCCTGCCGGTCAGAAATCAACAATTATACTGAGTGATGGTTCCAAAATTATTCTCAACTCGGGAAGCAAAATAAGCTACCCTAAAGCATTTAGCGATTCCAGTCGGGTAATAACGCTTGAAGGCGAGGCCTTTTTCGATGTAGTCAAAGACAAAACAAGGCCGTTTTCCGTGGTAGCCAATGGTATTGTGACCACTGCTTTAGGTACCTCTTTCAACATCAATGCACGTGGGCCTCTTTGTCGCATAGCACTTGCTACAGGCAAGGTTATTATTAACAATGAAAATGATACCAGGAAAAATAAAAACCAACAATACATCCTTACTCCCGGTGAAGCCCTTGAAGTAAATACTTCTGCTAAAACCACCCGTAAATTTACATTCGACCAGCAGTCCGAACTCCTCTGGAAAGATGGTATCCTGTACTTCAGGAATACCCCCCTTGAATACATTGTAAAAAGACTGGAACTCTGGTATGATGTAGAGTTTCAGTTCAAAAACAAAACCGGTATGCAGAAAAAGTATACCGGACGATTTGAGAATGCGAGCCTGGAGCATGTTTTGGACAACATGAGTTATACCCTGAATTTCGAATACTTCATTCAAGGCAAGAAAATAACCATTATCAATCAACCTTAA
- the polX gene encoding DNA polymerase/3'-5' exonuclease PolX has product MDNKNIIRLLKQTCSLMELHGENDFKIKSYNNAIFNLEREKGDLSGMTAADLSKINGVGKSIATAIDEINQTGSFAALDKYLEQTPPGVIELLTLKGIGAKKIRQLWKDLEIESNETLLQAIEEGKLAKLKGFGEKTQNNLKEAILFKQQHSGKLLYAEAEPFVNALKESIKQQFSDVQIAESGAFRRKTEIIEEILFVIASEQESQIKAYLSATEALEYNQKQSGPFTWRGVLTETATPVRFRFTSKNNFHKDLFITTGSHTHLYHMVKEQKCLLDLVREAGQVDSEEEIYQLADLKYIAPELREGQFEFDSTKMEQRENLVEMGDLKGILHNHCTYSDGKHSLEEMATYCKELGYEYLGITDHSKSSFYYANGLYENRVKEQQAEIDELNKKLAPFKIFKGIECDILPDGSLDYDNDTLASFDFIVASIHSAMSMDIEKATLRVLKAVENPFTTILGHMTGRLLLQRDGYPVDHKTIIDACAKNNVVIEINSHPRRLDIDWRWIDYALSKGVRLSINPDAHAKEGYHDMIYGVHIGRKGGLTKEMNLNSMSLEEINKYFESRKEKALNMAV; this is encoded by the coding sequence TTGGATAATAAAAATATAATCAGGCTATTAAAACAAACCTGCTCTCTGATGGAGCTGCATGGTGAGAATGATTTTAAAATAAAAAGCTACAACAATGCAATTTTTAACCTGGAAAGGGAAAAAGGAGACCTTTCCGGTATGACCGCAGCGGACCTCTCCAAAATCAACGGTGTAGGAAAATCCATAGCCACGGCCATTGACGAGATCAACCAGACCGGCTCGTTTGCAGCTCTGGATAAATATTTGGAGCAAACACCTCCAGGCGTAATTGAGCTGCTGACCCTCAAAGGAATTGGCGCGAAGAAAATACGGCAGTTATGGAAAGACCTGGAGATAGAAAGCAATGAAACCCTGCTTCAGGCCATTGAAGAAGGTAAACTTGCCAAGCTCAAAGGCTTTGGAGAGAAAACACAAAACAACCTTAAAGAAGCTATACTATTTAAGCAACAGCACAGCGGAAAGCTGCTTTATGCCGAAGCTGAGCCCTTTGTAAATGCCCTGAAGGAAAGTATAAAACAACAGTTCTCTGATGTCCAAATTGCTGAAAGCGGGGCGTTCAGGAGAAAAACCGAGATCATTGAAGAGATACTGTTTGTAATTGCTTCGGAGCAGGAATCCCAAATTAAAGCATACCTCTCCGCTACTGAAGCACTTGAATATAATCAAAAACAATCAGGCCCCTTTACCTGGCGTGGCGTACTAACAGAGACTGCCACTCCCGTACGGTTCAGGTTTACCTCAAAAAACAACTTTCACAAAGATCTTTTTATTACCACCGGATCGCACACGCACCTTTACCACATGGTAAAAGAGCAAAAGTGCCTGCTCGACCTGGTTCGGGAAGCCGGACAGGTGGACTCGGAAGAGGAGATATACCAGCTTGCTGACCTTAAGTATATAGCACCGGAACTCCGTGAAGGGCAGTTTGAATTTGATTCCACAAAAATGGAGCAAAGGGAAAACCTTGTAGAAATGGGCGACCTGAAAGGAATCCTCCACAACCACTGCACTTATAGCGACGGAAAGCACAGCCTGGAGGAAATGGCTACTTATTGCAAAGAGCTCGGCTATGAGTATCTTGGTATAACCGACCATAGTAAGTCTTCATTTTACTATGCCAACGGCCTGTATGAAAACAGAGTAAAGGAGCAACAGGCTGAAATAGATGAGCTTAATAAAAAGCTTGCCCCGTTTAAGATCTTTAAAGGCATAGAATGCGACATCCTTCCCGATGGCAGCCTGGACTATGATAACGATACCCTGGCCAGTTTTGATTTCATAGTGGCCTCCATCCACTCTGCTATGAGCATGGATATTGAAAAGGCTACATTGCGTGTATTAAAGGCAGTTGAAAATCCTTTTACAACTATCCTGGGACATATGACTGGCAGGCTTCTGCTACAAAGAGACGGCTACCCTGTAGATCATAAAACTATTATAGATGCCTGCGCAAAAAACAATGTGGTAATAGAGATCAATTCGCACCCCAGAAGGCTGGACATCGACTGGCGCTGGATAGACTATGCCCTGAGTAAAGGCGTGAGGCTGAGTATTAACCCTGATGCCCATGCCAAAGAAGGCTACCACGACATGATCTATGGCGTGCATATAGGCCGCAAGGGAGGGTTGACCAAAGAGATGAACCTGAACAGTATGAGCCTGGAGGAAATCAACAAATATTTTGAAAGCAGAAAGGAAAAGGCATTGAACATGGCTGTTTAG
- a CDS encoding EVE domain-containing protein → MNYWLMKSEPGTYSWDDLVKDKQTFWDGVRNYQARNNMKEMKVGDLILFYHSVNEKSVLGIAKVVKESYQDPTTDDDRWVVVDIAPEQALKRPVKLDEIKNEARLNQMVLVRNSRLSVQPVKKEEFDIIIGMSE, encoded by the coding sequence ATGAACTATTGGTTAATGAAGTCTGAGCCGGGCACCTATTCATGGGATGATCTTGTAAAGGATAAACAAACTTTTTGGGATGGAGTCAGAAATTACCAGGCCCGGAACAACATGAAAGAGATGAAGGTAGGGGATCTGATACTTTTTTATCATAGTGTAAATGAAAAAAGTGTGCTTGGGATAGCTAAAGTTGTTAAAGAATCTTACCAGGACCCTACAACCGATGATGACAGGTGGGTAGTGGTCGATATTGCTCCCGAACAGGCCTTAAAACGCCCTGTTAAACTGGATGAAATCAAAAATGAGGCAAGACTCAATCAAATGGTCTTGGTCAGGAATTCAAGATTATCGGTGCAGCCGGTCAAAAAAGAAGAGTTTGACATAATCATAGGTATGAGCGAATAA
- a CDS encoding HD domain-containing protein: MKKLFQGQVRRYTDDAALPDSFWVEIETKYSGKRRYYHNLHHLENLLEQLSEVKLSIKDWDVTLFALFYHDLVYNPARRDNEEKSARMAGERLKSINFPKDGVDKCRNMILATKGHADASDNDTNLFTDADLSILGCAHDQYMEYARQVREEYHIYPDMLYKPGRKKVLQYFLSMDRIFKTNHFYDKFEAQARENLSIELKSL; the protein is encoded by the coding sequence TTGAAGAAGTTGTTTCAAGGGCAGGTGCGGAGATATACGGACGATGCAGCCCTGCCTGATAGCTTTTGGGTTGAAATCGAAACCAAATACTCCGGCAAACGCCGTTATTACCACAACCTCCATCACCTGGAGAACCTGCTTGAGCAGTTAAGTGAGGTGAAACTATCGATAAAGGATTGGGATGTTACACTATTTGCTCTTTTTTATCATGATCTGGTCTACAACCCGGCCAGGAGAGATAATGAAGAAAAAAGCGCCAGGATGGCCGGTGAAAGGCTGAAAAGTATAAATTTCCCAAAAGATGGAGTTGATAAATGCAGAAACATGATTCTTGCTACCAAAGGTCACGCGGACGCCAGTGACAATGATACCAACCTGTTTACAGATGCTGATCTGTCGATTTTGGGGTGTGCCCATGACCAATACATGGAGTATGCGAGGCAGGTAAGGGAAGAATACCACATCTATCCGGATATGCTCTACAAGCCGGGACGTAAAAAGGTCTTGCAGTATTTTTTGAGTATGGATCGTATTTTTAAAACGAACCATTTCTATGATAAATTTGAAGCTCAGGCACGTGAAAACCTGAGTATTGAACTAAAATCTCTTTAA
- a CDS encoding ureidoglycolate lyase: protein MLNYPQPVISGKLLWQETPIEIATDENIAPFGVLVDDHQEYSEKPDSGGSVFNFWWKGNSIFSEDESENDSALLGWSVAPEEAEEAEPTRDQALLWHACQYPDTGQLYFPLRGEDYIIVLAEPHQDIRPKHFRAFHITGGKGIYIHPGIWHEGIIPLNERASFYKQGDTDNRVNMNFAEDMGAFLAIPLEKVRGL from the coding sequence ATGCTTAACTACCCGCAACCTGTAATTTCCGGTAAGCTTCTATGGCAGGAAACCCCCATAGAAATAGCGACCGATGAAAACATAGCTCCTTTCGGAGTTTTGGTTGATGACCATCAGGAGTATTCAGAGAAACCGGATTCAGGTGGGTCGGTTTTTAATTTCTGGTGGAAAGGCAACTCCATTTTCAGCGAAGATGAGTCCGAGAACGATAGTGCTTTGCTTGGGTGGTCAGTTGCTCCTGAAGAGGCAGAGGAAGCTGAACCAACCAGGGATCAGGCACTTTTATGGCATGCATGTCAATATCCTGATACCGGGCAACTTTATTTTCCCTTAAGAGGTGAGGATTATATCATTGTGCTGGCAGAGCCTCATCAAGACATCAGGCCAAAACACTTTCGTGCTTTTCATATTACCGGGGGCAAAGGCATATACATCCACCCGGGAATATGGCATGAAGGTATAATTCCTCTGAATGAAAGGGCCAGTTTTTACAAACAAGGTGATACAGATAATCGTGTAAACATGAATTTCGCAGAGGATATGGGAGCTTTTCTTGCTATTCCGTTAGAAAAAGTAAGGGGTCTATAA
- a CDS encoding endonuclease/exonuclease/phosphatase family protein, with protein MRRVTLTLLFMLSVSAYSTVIGQSGLKVMSYNVRYDNPSDADNGNGWKQRRDNVVKLIKHYNPDLLGVQEAMKHQLDYLLEELEGYDYIGTGRDDGKEKGEYSAILYKTSQFKLVEGGTFWLSQTPDKPSKAWDAALPRIATWAAFEVTDSHQRFYYLNTHFDHVGTEARANSAKLILEQLGKLTGAAPVVVSGDFNVTPDAEPYKILTSQLNDGRKESASEAYGPEGTFSGFELTADKDFPRIDYIFVKSMKVQAYETISDFFDDKFPSDHLPVMAVVSFDGK; from the coding sequence ATGAGAAGAGTTACCCTAACATTACTTTTTATGCTATCCGTTTCTGCATATTCCACCGTCATTGGTCAGTCAGGCCTTAAAGTCATGAGCTATAATGTGCGGTATGACAACCCCTCCGATGCTGACAATGGCAATGGGTGGAAGCAGCGCAGAGATAATGTTGTGAAACTCATTAAGCATTATAATCCTGATCTGCTCGGCGTGCAGGAAGCCATGAAACATCAATTGGATTATCTGCTGGAGGAGCTTGAGGGTTATGATTACATTGGCACCGGACGTGATGATGGCAAAGAGAAGGGAGAATATTCCGCGATTCTTTACAAAACTTCGCAATTTAAATTGGTAGAGGGTGGTACTTTCTGGCTTTCTCAAACTCCGGACAAGCCTTCCAAAGCCTGGGATGCCGCTCTGCCAAGAATTGCTACCTGGGCAGCCTTTGAGGTTACTGACAGTCATCAGCGTTTTTACTATCTTAACACCCATTTTGATCACGTTGGCACTGAGGCCAGGGCTAATAGTGCTAAATTGATCCTGGAACAGCTTGGAAAGTTGACAGGAGCAGCTCCTGTTGTAGTTTCGGGGGATTTTAATGTGACACCTGATGCTGAGCCCTACAAAATTCTGACTTCGCAACTGAATGACGGGAGGAAGGAAAGTGCTTCTGAGGCCTACGGGCCGGAGGGGACTTTCAGCGGCTTTGAATTAACTGCTGATAAGGATTTCCCACGCATCGACTACATTTTTGTGAAAAGTATGAAGGTACAGGCTTATGAAACGATCTCAGACTTTTTTGACGACAAGTTTCCCTCAGATCACTTGCCTGTAATGGCTGTAGTAAGCTTTGATGGAAAGTAA
- a CDS encoding RNA polymerase sigma-70 factor has protein sequence MFNQRKKHPADHTIARQIRKGNEQAFRLLFDQYHRQLYLFSLKMGMPQEEAKCIVQEVFINVWKNRASIDENLSLKAYLYTITKRLVIKKIKRKVLEDSYLSNPENLPPVYHQQTEDYIIFTNLLDQAHEGINKLSPGRKQIFMLSRQQGLSNEEIADKLNLSKRTVENQLYRATKELRDILGPDFIEK, from the coding sequence TTGTTTAACCAAAGAAAGAAACATCCTGCCGATCATACGATTGCCCGCCAGATAAGGAAGGGTAACGAGCAGGCTTTCCGCCTGTTATTCGACCAGTATCACCGGCAATTATACCTGTTTTCCTTGAAAATGGGGATGCCCCAGGAAGAAGCTAAGTGCATAGTGCAGGAAGTTTTTATCAACGTTTGGAAAAACCGGGCCTCTATAGATGAAAACCTGTCTTTAAAAGCCTATTTATATACCATAACCAAAAGACTGGTAATAAAAAAAATTAAAAGGAAAGTACTCGAGGACAGCTACCTAAGCAACCCGGAAAACCTACCCCCTGTATACCATCAGCAAACAGAAGACTACATTATTTTCACCAACCTCCTCGACCAGGCACACGAAGGCATAAACAAACTCTCTCCCGGCCGAAAGCAGATCTTCATGCTCAGCAGGCAGCAAGGCCTTTCAAATGAGGAAATAGCTGACAAGCTTAACCTTTCAAAGAGAACTGTAGAGAATCAGCTTTACCGTGCTACCAAAGAACTCAGAGATATACTAGGACCTGATTTTATAGAAAAGTAA
- a CDS encoding glycosyltransferase, whose translation MVFSILLILFFACATIQVIYFIVFLVSFSKYKNAPASADQPPISVVICAHDEEENLRKLLPKLYAQQYPEYEIIVVEDRSNDSTYDLLLEETTREPKLKMVKVNHKPDNFNAKKYGLTLGIKAAKHDRILLTDADCEPNNDQWITAMAANFDENVQFNLGFSFYTTAKGFLNTFIRFETLWTAMQYLGMALAGRPYMGVGRNLAYRKSIFINKKGFNPHLGLTGGDDDLFVNQHAISKSTRVTIGEDALVYSHPKKTWKAFFRQKIRHISVGKYYKTTDKIILGAFSFTHILFWLILTILLLLRIELYLVAGSFLIRTLLIYLTFNIICKKLGVKFNFWGLVFLDLIFVFYYLITGATALFTKRVRWS comes from the coding sequence ATGGTTTTTAGTATTCTTCTGATCTTATTTTTTGCCTGCGCCACCATTCAGGTTATCTATTTCATAGTGTTTCTTGTTTCCTTTTCAAAATATAAAAATGCACCAGCTTCCGCCGATCAGCCGCCCATATCGGTAGTAATATGTGCCCATGATGAAGAAGAAAATCTCAGGAAACTGCTACCTAAACTGTACGCTCAGCAGTACCCTGAATATGAAATTATAGTGGTAGAAGACCGGTCCAACGACAGCACTTATGACTTGTTGCTGGAGGAGACTACCCGGGAGCCGAAGCTTAAAATGGTAAAGGTCAACCACAAGCCGGATAACTTCAACGCAAAAAAATATGGTCTTACCCTGGGCATTAAAGCAGCCAAACATGATCGCATACTACTCACGGATGCAGACTGCGAGCCCAACAACGACCAGTGGATAACCGCCATGGCCGCTAACTTTGATGAAAATGTCCAGTTTAACCTTGGGTTTTCCTTCTACACCACAGCTAAAGGCTTTTTGAATACCTTTATTAGATTTGAAACGTTATGGACTGCCATGCAATATTTGGGAATGGCGCTGGCAGGAAGGCCTTACATGGGAGTTGGGAGAAACCTCGCATATAGAAAATCAATTTTCATCAACAAAAAAGGGTTTAATCCACACCTGGGCTTAACTGGCGGTGATGATGACCTTTTTGTAAACCAGCACGCCATCAGTAAAAGTACAAGGGTGACAATCGGAGAAGATGCCCTTGTGTATTCTCACCCTAAAAAAACCTGGAAAGCTTTTTTCAGACAAAAAATCCGGCACATTTCAGTTGGAAAGTATTATAAAACCACAGATAAAATCATTTTAGGTGCATTTTCGTTTACACATATATTATTTTGGTTAATTTTAACCATCCTGCTTCTCTTACGTATTGAACTATACTTGGTGGCAGGAAGTTTTTTAATAAGAACCCTGTTGATTTACCTTACATTTAATATTATCTGTAAAAAACTAGGTGTTAAGTTTAATTTTTGGGGTTTGGTATTCTTAGATTTGATTTTTGTCTTTTATTATTTGATAACGGGCGCCACAGCATTATTTACAAAACGGGTTCGATGGAGTTAA